The window GCGTTAGCGGCGAGTGCACCGGCAAAGATGGTCCGCACAAACTTCGGCTCGACCGCGTTCATCACGTGGGTGGCACTGTGGCGCAGGGCGACCTCTGTCACGCTCTCGGGTTTCGACGCATCAATTTGGTCAGCGATAAAGCGACCTTCGATCGCGGCAGCACCGTGCTTGGCCTTGAGCCACTCGATGGTGCGCTCGGCACGCGTGATGTCGTAGTCGGTCACCACCATGACATCGAAGAAGGACCGACGTGCGGAAATCTTGGCAATGGCGTCTCCGACGCCACCGGCACCAACTAGCAGAATTCTCATATTCCTGACGTTACTCCTGGAAGTAGAGGCTGTGACTGTGTCTTCGCTGACAAGTAGTCTGGTGGGGAAGACGCAGCAGCGTCCATCCCAGCGAAATTGAGTAGCGATGACAACCCCCAACCCTGCACCCTCGGCGACTCGTCGAACGCGTGCTCTGCGGGTTGTTCCTCTGCTGGGTCCGGCACTCGTGGCGGGTGTGGCCTATCTGGATCCCGGCAATGTTGCCAGCAACATGACCGCCGGCGCACAGTTCGGCTATCTCCTGGTCTGGGTAGTCGTCGTGGGCAACCTGGTTGCCTGGTTGGTGCAATACCTCTCTGCCAAGTTGGGACTGGCAACCGGGAAATCTCTCACCCAGATTCTCGGAGAACGCATCAAGAACAAATGGCTGCGCAGGGGCTTCTGGGTTCAGGCAGAGATTGTCGCCATGGCGACGGACCTCGCCGAGGTCGTCGGTGGCGCCATCGCCTTCAACCTGTTATTCGGTTTCCCCTTGCTTGCCGGCGGCATGGTGATGGGTCTGTTGTCCTTACTCTTACTGTCCCTTCGTGATCGCTCAGGTGCGAAGGCTTTTGAGCGCGTCGTCATCGCGCTGCTGTTGATTATTGCCATTGGCTTCGGCATGGGTCTCGTCGTGGCACCACCAGACCCCAGTTCGCTGCTGGGTGGACTGATGCCACGCTTTGATGGCGCTGCTTCTGTGTTGCTGGCGGCGTCCATCTTGGGTGCGACGATCATGCCGCATGCCATCTATGCGCACTCGGCCCTGACTCGCGATCGCTTTGGTTTGGTTCTTGCTGGCGTGGAACGCGGCAAGATTCTCAAGGCCACCCGCGTAGATGTCACTGTGGCATTGGTGATTGCCGGCGGCGTGAACCTGGCCATCTTGCTCACAGCAGCAGTGAGCCTGCAGGGAGTTCCCGGCACCGACACCCTCGAGGGTGTTTATGCGGCGTTGAACAACAATTTGGGGCCCGTCATAGCCGTGTTGTTTGCGATGGGACTGCTGGCATCTGGCTTGGCATCAACCTCGGTGGGAGCCTATGCCGGGGCCGAGATCATGAGCGGTCTGACCGATATTCAGATTCCGTTGCTGTGGCGTCGGGTCATCACGTTGATCCCCGCCTTCATCATCTTGAGTATTGGCGCTGACCCCACCTGGGCACTGATTATTAGCCAGGTTGTGCTGTCCTTCGGCATTCCCTTTGCGCTGATTCCTCTGGTGATCTTCACCAGGGACAAGTCCATCTTGGGCGTAGATATCAACTCAGGTGTGACCACAACCTTGGCAGTGTTGGCATCGGTGTTCGTTATTGGATTGAACGCGGTGCTGCTCTGGATTACCTTCGCTGGCTAGCTGGAGAAGTTAAAGCGAAAGGGCGCCAACTCCGAAGAGTTGACGCCCTGAAGCGTGTAGTAGCTGAGACTACTTGAGGACGACGGTTGCGCCAGCCTCGGTAAGAGCAGCCTTTGCCTTCTCTGCGGCGTCCTTGTTAGCGCCTTCGAGAACGGTTGCAGGTGCACCATCAACGAGTGCCTTAGCCTCACCCAGACCGAGGTTGGTGATGGTACGCACCTCCTTGATGACAGCAATCTTGTTTGCGCCAGCAGCCTCGAGAACGACGTCAAAAGAGTCCTTCTCTTCAGCAGCTTCAGCAGCTGCAGGTGCAGCGCCACCAGCGGCAGCAACAGCTACGGGAGCTGCAGCGGTGACCTCGAAGGTCTCCTCGAATGCCTTAACGAACTCGCTGAGCTCGATGAGCGAGAGCTCCTTGAAAGCCTCGATGAGCTGCTCAGTTGAGAGCTTTGCCATGATTTTCTCCTTGTTGTTATTTCGTCTAAACCGGAACTAGTAAGTGACTAGTTGCCGGACTCTTGCTTTGCACGCAGTGCGTCGACTGTGCGAACAGCCTTCGACAGTGGTGCGGTGAACAGGTATGCGGCACCGAAGAGAGAGGCCT of the Aurantimicrobium photophilum genome contains:
- a CDS encoding Nramp family divalent metal transporter, which translates into the protein MTTPNPAPSATRRTRALRVVPLLGPALVAGVAYLDPGNVASNMTAGAQFGYLLVWVVVVGNLVAWLVQYLSAKLGLATGKSLTQILGERIKNKWLRRGFWVQAEIVAMATDLAEVVGGAIAFNLLFGFPLLAGGMVMGLLSLLLLSLRDRSGAKAFERVVIALLLIIAIGFGMGLVVAPPDPSSLLGGLMPRFDGAASVLLAASILGATIMPHAIYAHSALTRDRFGLVLAGVERGKILKATRVDVTVALVIAGGVNLAILLTAAVSLQGVPGTDTLEGVYAALNNNLGPVIAVLFAMGLLASGLASTSVGAYAGAEIMSGLTDIQIPLLWRRVITLIPAFIILSIGADPTWALIISQVVLSFGIPFALIPLVIFTRDKSILGVDINSGVTTTLAVLASVFVIGLNAVLLWITFAG
- the rplL gene encoding 50S ribosomal protein L7/L12, producing MAKLSTEQLIEAFKELSLIELSEFVKAFEETFEVTAAAPVAVAAAGGAAPAAAEAAEEKDSFDVVLEAAGANKIAVIKEVRTITNLGLGEAKALVDGAPATVLEGANKDAAEKAKAALTEAGATVVLK